From a region of the Flavobacterium branchiarum genome:
- a CDS encoding DUF3467 domain-containing protein → MSNSNQQQEQINIELDEKIAEGIYSNLAIINHSSSEFVLDFVSIMPGIPKAKVKSRIVLTPQHAKRLLKAIGENIHRFEVAHGEIKETEQAPIPLNFGPAGQA, encoded by the coding sequence ATGAGTAATTCGAACCAACAACAAGAGCAAATTAATATAGAATTAGATGAGAAAATCGCTGAAGGAATTTATTCTAACTTAGCAATTATTAATCATTCTTCTTCAGAGTTTGTTTTAGATTTTGTAAGTATTATGCCAGGTATTCCTAAAGCCAAGGTAAAGTCAAGAATTGTCTTGACACCACAACATGCTAAACGATTACTAAAAGCAATTGGAGAAAATATTCATCGTTTTGAAGTCGCTCATGGCGAAATCAAAGAAACTGAACAAGCTCCAATACCGCTTAACTTCGGTCCAGCAGGACAAGCATAA
- the rpoC gene encoding DNA-directed RNA polymerase subunit beta': protein MMNNRNNNNKDKNPVKRFNKISIGLASPESILKESRGEVLKPETINYRTHKPERDGLFCERIFGPVKDFECACGKYKRIRYKGIICDRCGVEVTEKKVRRDRVGHINLVVPIAHIWYFRSLPNKIGYILGLPSKKLDMIIYYERYVVIQAGIAKNAEGESLQRLDFLTEEEYLNILDSLPQDNQYLDDFDPNKFVAKMGAECIMDLLARIDLDELSYQLRHSANNETSKQRKTEALKRLQVVESFRESNLNRENRPEWMIMKVVPVIPPELRPLVPLDGGRFATSDLNDLYRRVIIRNNRLKRLMEIKAPEVILRNEKRMLQESVDSLFDNTRKASAVKTESNRPLKSLSDSLKGKQGRFRQNLLGKRVDYSARSVIVVGPELKLFECGIPKDMASELYKPFVIRKLIERGIVKTVKSAKKIIDKKEPVVWDILENVIKGHPILLNRAPTLHRLGIQAFQPKLIEGKAIQLHPLVCTAFNADFDGDQMAVHLPLGPEAILEAQLLMLASHNILNPANGAPITVPSQDMVLGLYYMTKERLTTPELTILGEGLTFYSAEEVNIALNEGRLELNASVKIRAKDFNEAGELVYQIIKTTAGRVLFNEVVPEAAGYINDVLTKKNLRDIIGHVLSATNVPTTAAFLDNMKDMGYKFAFRGGLSFSLGDIRIPEQKTKLIADAREQVEGISTNYNMGLITNNERYNQVIDVWTSANAQLTELAMKNIREDQQGFNSVYMMLDSGARGSKEQIRQLTGMRGLMAKPKKSTAGGGEIIENPILSNFKEGLSILEYFISTHGARKGLADTALKTADAGYLTRRLHDVSQDVIVNIEDCGTLRGVEVSALKKNEEIVESLGERILGRVALQDVINPLTSDYLVRSGEQITEVIMKAIEASPVEKVEVRSPLTCEAVKGICAKCYGRNLATGKMTQRGEAVGVIAAQSIGEPGTQLTLRTFHVGGVAGGISEESSIVTRFDGKLEIEDLKTVKGEDNEGNAVDIVVSRSTELKLIDERTGILLSTNNIPYGSSIFVKDGQSVVKGDVICKWDPYNGVIVSEFTGKIAYEDLEQGQSFMVEIDEQTGFQEKVISESRAKKLIPTLLVYGKEGELIRSYNLPVGAHLMVENGEKIKAGKVLVKIPRRSSKSGDITGGLPRITELLEARNPSNPAVVSEIDGVVSFGKIKRGNREIVIESKFGDVRKYLVKLSSQILVQENDFVRAGVPLSDGAITPDDILRIQGPAAVQQYLVNEIQEVYRLQGVKINDKHFEVVIRQMMRKVRVQDPGDTLFLEDQLIHTKDFIVQNDKLYGMKVVEDAGDSSVLKAGQIISPRELRDENSLLKRTDKNLVVARDVITATATPVLQGITRASLQTKSFISAASFQETTKVLNEAAVAGKVDYLEGLKENVIVGHRIPAGTGMREYDNTIVGSKDDYNEMMANKEEYIY from the coding sequence ATGATGAATAATAGAAATAATAATAATAAAGATAAAAATCCAGTAAAAAGATTTAATAAAATCTCTATTGGATTGGCTTCACCAGAATCTATCTTGAAAGAATCAAGAGGAGAGGTTTTAAAGCCAGAAACAATTAACTACAGAACGCACAAGCCAGAACGTGACGGACTTTTCTGCGAAAGAATCTTCGGACCTGTTAAGGATTTTGAGTGTGCTTGTGGTAAATACAAAAGAATTCGTTACAAAGGGATCATCTGTGACCGTTGTGGTGTTGAAGTTACTGAGAAAAAAGTACGTCGTGATAGAGTAGGACACATCAACCTTGTTGTGCCAATTGCTCACATTTGGTATTTCCGTTCTCTTCCTAATAAAATTGGTTATATCCTTGGACTTCCTTCTAAGAAATTAGATATGATTATTTACTACGAAAGATACGTAGTAATCCAAGCAGGTATTGCTAAAAATGCAGAAGGAGAATCTTTACAAAGATTAGACTTTTTAACTGAAGAAGAATATTTAAATATTTTAGACTCTCTTCCTCAGGATAACCAATATTTAGATGATTTTGATCCAAATAAATTTGTTGCCAAAATGGGAGCAGAGTGTATTATGGATTTATTGGCACGTATAGACTTAGATGAGTTATCTTACCAACTAAGACACAGTGCTAATAATGAAACGTCTAAACAACGTAAAACAGAAGCATTAAAAAGATTACAAGTAGTTGAGTCTTTCCGTGAGTCTAACTTAAACCGTGAAAATCGTCCAGAATGGATGATCATGAAAGTGGTTCCAGTTATTCCACCAGAATTACGTCCGCTTGTGCCACTTGATGGAGGTCGTTTTGCAACTTCAGATTTAAATGATTTATACCGTCGTGTAATTATACGTAACAACCGTTTGAAAAGATTAATGGAGATTAAAGCTCCAGAAGTTATCTTAAGAAACGAAAAACGTATGTTACAAGAATCTGTAGATTCATTATTTGATAATACACGTAAAGCTTCTGCTGTTAAAACAGAATCAAACAGACCATTAAAATCATTATCAGATTCATTAAAAGGTAAACAAGGGCGTTTCCGTCAAAACCTTTTAGGAAAACGTGTGGATTATTCTGCTCGTTCGGTAATTGTTGTTGGACCGGAATTAAAATTATTCGAATGTGGTATCCCTAAAGATATGGCATCTGAATTATACAAGCCTTTTGTTATCCGTAAATTGATAGAAAGAGGTATTGTTAAAACGGTAAAATCTGCTAAGAAAATTATAGACAAAAAAGAGCCAGTAGTTTGGGATATCCTTGAAAATGTAATTAAAGGTCACCCAATATTACTGAATCGTGCTCCTACTTTGCACAGATTAGGTATACAAGCATTCCAACCAAAATTAATTGAAGGAAAAGCAATCCAATTGCACCCTCTAGTTTGTACGGCATTTAATGCCGATTTTGATGGGGATCAAATGGCGGTACACTTACCATTAGGACCAGAGGCTATTTTGGAAGCTCAATTGTTAATGTTGGCTTCACACAATATCTTGAACCCTGCTAACGGTGCGCCAATTACTGTACCTTCTCAGGATATGGTCTTGGGTCTATATTATATGACCAAAGAACGTCTTACTACTCCAGAACTTACAATTTTAGGTGAAGGCTTAACTTTTTACTCTGCAGAAGAAGTAAATATTGCATTAAACGAAGGAAGATTAGAATTGAATGCTTCAGTGAAAATTAGAGCAAAAGATTTTAATGAAGCTGGAGAATTAGTGTACCAAATCATTAAAACTACCGCTGGTCGTGTATTGTTTAATGAAGTAGTACCTGAAGCTGCAGGATATATCAATGATGTATTGACTAAGAAAAACCTTAGAGATATTATTGGACACGTTTTAAGTGCTACCAATGTACCTACTACAGCTGCCTTCTTGGACAATATGAAAGATATGGGTTATAAATTTGCCTTTAGAGGAGGTTTATCATTCTCTCTTGGTGATATTAGAATTCCAGAACAAAAAACGAAGTTGATTGCAGATGCTAGAGAGCAAGTTGAAGGTATCTCAACAAACTATAACATGGGTCTTATTACCAATAACGAACGTTACAACCAAGTTATTGATGTTTGGACTTCTGCAAATGCTCAACTTACAGAGTTAGCAATGAAAAATATTAGAGAAGATCAACAAGGATTCAACTCTGTATATATGATGCTTGACTCTGGAGCAAGGGGATCTAAAGAACAGATTCGTCAGTTAACTGGTATGCGTGGTTTGATGGCTAAGCCTAAAAAATCTACTGCTGGTGGTGGTGAGATTATTGAAAACCCAATTCTTTCTAACTTTAAGGAAGGACTTTCGATCCTTGAGTACTTTATCTCTACTCACGGTGCTCGTAAAGGTCTTGCGGATACGGCTCTTAAAACTGCCGATGCTGGTTACTTAACAAGAAGATTACATGACGTTTCTCAAGATGTTATTGTTAACATTGAGGATTGTGGTACTCTTAGAGGTGTTGAAGTTTCTGCATTGAAAAAGAATGAGGAGATTGTTGAATCGTTAGGAGAAAGAATATTAGGACGTGTTGCATTGCAAGATGTAATTAATCCTTTAACAAGTGATTATTTAGTAAGATCTGGTGAGCAAATCACAGAGGTTATAATGAAAGCGATTGAGGCTTCTCCTGTTGAGAAAGTTGAAGTTCGTTCTCCATTAACTTGTGAGGCTGTTAAAGGAATCTGTGCTAAATGTTACGGTAGAAACTTAGCTACTGGTAAAATGACTCAAAGAGGAGAAGCAGTTGGAGTAATTGCAGCTCAATCTATTGGAGAACCAGGAACACAGTTAACATTGCGTACTTTCCACGTTGGAGGGGTTGCGGGTGGTATCTCTGAAGAATCTAGCATCGTTACAAGATTTGATGGTAAACTAGAAATTGAAGATTTAAAAACTGTTAAAGGTGAGGATAACGAAGGTAATGCAGTTGATATTGTAGTATCTCGTTCTACTGAATTAAAATTAATTGACGAAAGAACAGGTATCTTATTAAGTACAAATAATATTCCTTACGGTTCTAGTATCTTTGTAAAGGATGGACAATCGGTTGTTAAAGGAGATGTTATCTGTAAATGGGATCCATATAATGGGGTTATCGTTTCTGAGTTTACTGGTAAAATTGCTTACGAAGATTTAGAGCAAGGACAATCGTTCATGGTTGAAATTGATGAGCAAACTGGTTTCCAAGAAAAAGTAATTTCTGAATCAAGAGCTAAAAAATTAATTCCAACTTTATTAGTTTACGGTAAAGAAGGTGAATTGATTCGTTCTTATAACTTACCAGTTGGAGCCCACTTAATGGTTGAAAACGGTGAGAAAATTAAAGCAGGTAAAGTATTGGTGAAAATTCCACGTCGTTCTTCTAAATCAGGAGATATTACCGGAGGTTTACCAAGAATTACAGAGTTGTTAGAAGCTCGTAATCCTTCGAACCCAGCTGTAGTTTCTGAAATTGATGGAGTTGTTTCTTTTGGAAAAATCAAAAGAGGTAACCGTGAGATCGTTATCGAATCTAAATTTGGTGATGTTAGAAAATACTTGGTTAAATTATCAAGCCAAATTCTAGTTCAAGAGAATGACTTCGTTAGAGCAGGTGTACCATTGTCAGACGGTGCTATTACTCCAGACGATATTTTAAGAATTCAAGGTCCAGCAGCTGTTCAACAGTACTTGGTTAATGAAATTCAAGAGGTATACCGTTTACAAGGGGTGAAAATCAATGACAAACACTTCGAGGTTGTTATTCGTCAAATGATGCGTAAAGTAAGAGTACAAGATCCAGGTGATACTTTATTCTTAGAAGATCAATTGATTCATACTAAAGATTTTATCGTTCAAAACGATAAATTATACGGAATGAAAGTAGTTGAAGATGCTGGAGATTCTAGCGTATTAAAAGCGGGTCAGATTATTTCTCCTCGTGAATTACGTGATGAAAATTCATTATTGAAACGTACAGATAAAAATCTAGTAGTAGCTAGAGATGTAATTACTGCAACTGCAACGCCAGTTTTACAAGGTATTACAAGAGCTTCGCTACAAACTAAATCATTCATTTCGGCAGCTTCTTTCCAAGAAACAACGAAAGTACTTAACGAAGCTGCAGTAGCTGGTAAAGTAGATTATTTAGAAGGATTAAAAGAAAATGTAATTGTTGGACATAGAATTCCTGCAGGAACTGGTATGAGAGAATACGATAATACTATTGTAGGATCTAAAGACGATTACAATGAAATGATGGCTAATAAAGAAGAATATATTTATTAA
- the rpoB gene encoding DNA-directed RNA polymerase subunit beta, whose translation MITNQTERLNFASTKNIPVYPDFLDVQVKSFKDFFQLETKSDERGNEGLYNTFMENFPITDTRNNFVLEFLDYFVDPPRYTIQECIERGLTYSVPLKARLKLYCTDPEHEDFETIVQDVYLGTIPYMTPSGTFVINGAERVVVSQLHRSPGVFFGQSFHANGTKLYSARVIPFKGSWIEFSTDINSVMYAYIDRKKKLPVTTLFRAIGFERDKDILEIFDLAEEIKVSKTGIKKYIGRRLAARVLNTWHEDFVDEDTGEVVSIERNEIILDRDTIIDKDNVEEIIDSNVKSILLHKEDNNQADYAIIHNTLQKDPTNSEKEAVEHIYRQLRNAEPPDEETARGIIDKLFFSDQRYNLGEVGRYRMNKKLGLDIPMEKQVLTKEDIITIVKYLIELINSKAEIDDIDHLSNRRVRTVGEQLSQQFGVGLARMARTIRERMNVRDNEVFTPIDLINAKTLSSVINSFFGTNQLSQFMDQTNPLAEITHKRRLSALGPGGLSRERAGFEVRDVHYTHYGRLCPIETPEGPNIGLISSLGVYAKVNGMGFIETPYRKVTNGVVDLDTTPVYLSAEEEEGMLIAQANIEMDGTGKIIAENVIARQEGDFPVIEPTQVDYTDVAPNQIASISASLIPFLEHDDANRALMGSNMMRQAVPLIRPEAPIVGTGLERQVASDSRVLINAEGNGTVEYVDANIITIKYDRSEEERMVSFESDEKTYNLIKFRKTNQGTSINLKPIVKKGDRVALGQVLSEGYATQNGELALGRNLKVAFMPWKGYNFEDAIVISEKVVRDDIFTSIHVDDYSLEVRDTKLGNEELTNDIPNVSEEATKDLDENGMIRIGAEVKPGDILIGKITPKGESDPTPEEKLLRAIFGDKAGDVKDASLKASPSLHGVVLDKKLFARAVKDKRKRTQDKDALGALEMEFETKFVELKDRLVEKLFLIVNGKTSQGVMNDLGEEVLPKGKKYTQKMLYAVEDFAHLSKGQWVADDATNKMVNDLIHNYKIKLNDLQGSLRREKFTITVGDELPAGILKLAKIYIAKKRKLKVGDKMAGRHGNKGIVARIVRHEDMPFLEDGTPVDIVLNPLGVPSRMNIGQIYETVLGWAGQNLGRKFATPIFDGATLDQINELTDEAGIPRFGHTYLYDGGTGERFHQRATVGVIYMLKLGHMVDDKMHARSIGPYSLITQQPLGGKAQFGGQRFGEMEVWALEAYGASSTLREILTVKSDDVIGRAKTYEAIVKGESMPEPGLPESFNVLMHELKGLGLDIRLEE comes from the coding sequence ATGATAACAAATCAGACTGAAAGATTGAATTTTGCCTCTACAAAAAATATTCCTGTATATCCAGATTTTCTAGATGTTCAGGTTAAGTCGTTTAAAGATTTTTTTCAATTAGAAACTAAATCTGACGAAAGAGGCAACGAAGGGTTGTACAACACCTTCATGGAAAATTTCCCAATTACAGATACAAGAAATAACTTTGTATTGGAGTTCCTAGATTATTTTGTTGATCCACCACGTTATACAATTCAAGAATGTATAGAGAGAGGTCTTACTTATAGTGTGCCTTTAAAAGCTAGGTTAAAACTATATTGTACTGATCCAGAACACGAAGATTTTGAAACTATTGTACAAGATGTTTATCTTGGAACAATACCTTATATGACTCCAAGCGGTACTTTTGTTATCAATGGTGCTGAGCGTGTTGTAGTATCACAACTACACCGTTCTCCTGGGGTTTTCTTTGGACAATCATTCCATGCAAATGGTACAAAACTTTATTCTGCCAGAGTAATTCCTTTTAAAGGTTCTTGGATAGAATTCTCTACAGATATCAATAGCGTAATGTACGCATATATCGATAGAAAGAAAAAATTACCTGTTACAACTTTATTCCGTGCTATTGGATTCGAAAGAGATAAGGATATCCTTGAAATTTTCGACCTTGCTGAAGAAATTAAAGTTTCTAAAACTGGTATTAAAAAATATATTGGAAGAAGACTTGCTGCACGTGTATTAAACACTTGGCATGAGGATTTCGTAGATGAAGATACTGGTGAAGTAGTTTCTATCGAACGTAACGAAATCATCCTTGATAGAGATACAATTATCGACAAAGATAATGTTGAAGAAATCATTGATTCTAACGTTAAATCTATTTTGTTACATAAAGAGGATAATAATCAAGCAGATTATGCTATTATTCACAATACATTACAAAAAGATCCAACAAACTCTGAAAAAGAAGCTGTTGAGCACATTTACCGTCAGTTGCGTAACGCTGAACCGCCTGATGAGGAAACTGCTCGTGGTATTATCGATAAATTGTTCTTCTCTGATCAACGTTATAACTTAGGTGAAGTTGGTCGTTATAGAATGAACAAAAAACTTGGTTTAGATATCCCAATGGAAAAGCAAGTGCTTACTAAAGAAGATATCATTACCATTGTAAAATATTTGATCGAATTAATCAACTCTAAAGCTGAGATTGATGATATTGATCACTTATCTAACCGTCGTGTTAGAACAGTTGGAGAGCAATTGTCACAACAATTCGGTGTAGGTTTAGCACGTATGGCTAGAACTATTAGAGAGCGTATGAACGTTAGAGATAACGAGGTGTTTACACCAATTGATTTGATTAATGCTAAAACATTATCATCAGTTATCAACTCATTCTTTGGTACTAACCAGTTGTCTCAATTTATGGATCAAACGAATCCACTAGCTGAGATTACACACAAGAGAAGATTATCTGCACTTGGACCTGGTGGACTTTCTAGAGAAAGAGCTGGTTTCGAGGTACGTGACGTTCACTATACGCATTACGGACGTTTATGTCCAATTGAAACTCCAGAGGGACCAAACATTGGTTTGATTTCATCTCTTGGTGTTTATGCTAAAGTTAACGGAATGGGTTTCATCGAAACTCCTTACCGTAAAGTAACTAACGGTGTTGTAGATCTTGATACTACTCCAGTATATTTAAGTGCTGAAGAAGAAGAAGGAATGTTGATTGCGCAAGCAAACATCGAAATGGATGGAACTGGAAAAATTATCGCTGAAAACGTAATCGCGCGTCAAGAAGGTGATTTCCCAGTTATTGAACCAACACAAGTAGATTATACTGACGTTGCTCCAAATCAAATTGCTTCTATTTCTGCATCTTTGATTCCTTTCTTGGAGCATGATGATGCGAATAGAGCCCTGATGGGATCTAACATGATGCGTCAGGCAGTACCTTTAATTCGCCCTGAAGCTCCTATTGTAGGAACAGGTTTAGAGCGTCAAGTTGCGTCTGATTCTAGAGTATTGATCAATGCTGAAGGAAATGGAACAGTAGAATATGTTGATGCAAACATCATTACTATAAAATATGACCGTTCTGAAGAAGAAAGAATGGTTAGTTTTGAGTCTGATGAGAAAACATATAATCTAATTAAATTTAGAAAAACCAATCAAGGAACAAGTATCAACTTGAAACCAATCGTTAAGAAAGGTGATAGAGTTGCACTTGGACAAGTATTGTCAGAAGGATATGCTACTCAAAATGGAGAATTAGCTTTAGGTCGTAACCTAAAAGTTGCGTTCATGCCATGGAAAGGATATAACTTTGAGGATGCGATTGTAATTTCTGAGAAAGTAGTTCGTGATGATATCTTTACGTCTATTCACGTAGATGATTATTCATTAGAAGTTAGAGATACTAAATTAGGTAACGAAGAGTTAACTAATGATATTCCTAACGTTTCTGAAGAAGCTACTAAAGATTTAGATGAAAACGGTATGATTAGAATTGGAGCAGAGGTTAAACCTGGCGACATTCTTATCGGAAAAATTACTCCAAAAGGAGAATCAGATCCTACTCCAGAAGAGAAATTGCTTCGTGCAATCTTCGGGGATAAAGCAGGTGATGTAAAAGATGCTTCATTAAAAGCTTCTCCTTCTTTACATGGTGTAGTTCTTGACAAAAAATTATTTGCAAGAGCCGTAAAAGATAAACGTAAACGTACTCAAGATAAAGATGCTTTAGGCGCTTTGGAAATGGAATTTGAAACTAAATTTGTTGAATTAAAAGACAGATTAGTTGAAAAATTATTCTTGATCGTTAACGGAAAAACATCTCAAGGTGTAATGAATGATTTGGGTGAAGAAGTTTTACCAAAAGGTAAAAAATATACTCAAAAAATGCTTTATGCAGTGGAAGATTTTGCTCACTTAAGCAAAGGTCAATGGGTTGCTGATGACGCTACTAATAAAATGGTTAATGATTTAATTCATAACTATAAAATTAAGCTAAACGACTTACAAGGATCTTTAAGAAGAGAAAAATTCACTATTACTGTTGGAGATGAATTGCCAGCAGGAATCTTGAAATTAGCTAAAATTTACATTGCTAAGAAACGTAAGTTGAAAGTAGGGGATAAAATGGCAGGACGTCACGGTAACAAAGGTATTGTTGCACGTATTGTTCGTCATGAAGATATGCCTTTCCTTGAAGACGGAACACCAGTAGATATTGTATTGAATCCACTTGGGGTACCTTCTCGTATGAACATTGGTCAGATTTATGAAACTGTTTTAGGTTGGGCTGGACAAAATTTAGGTAGAAAATTTGCTACTCCAATTTTTGATGGTGCTACTTTAGATCAAATTAATGAATTGACTGACGAAGCGGGAATACCAAGATTCGGTCATACTTATTTATATGATGGAGGAACCGGAGAGCGTTTCCACCAAAGAGCAACAGTGGGTGTAATTTACATGTTGAAATTAGGACACATGGTAGATGATAAGATGCACGCACGTTCTATAGGTCCTTACTCTTTAATTACTCAACAACCACTTGGAGGTAAAGCTCAATTTGGAGGGCAACGTTTTGGAGAGATGGAGGTTTGGGCACTTGAGGCTTATGGAGCATCAAGTACACTTAGAGAAATCTTGACTGTTAAATCTGATGATGTTATTGGTAGAGCTAAAACTTACGAGGCAATCGTAAAAGGTGAATCAATGCCAGAACCAGGATTACCTGAATCATTCAATGTATTGATGCATGAATTGAAAGGTCTTGGATTAGATATTAGATTAGAAGAATAA
- the rplL gene encoding 50S ribosomal protein L7/L12 — MADLKQFAEQLVNLTVKEVNELATILKDEYGIEPAAAAVVVAAGGDVAAEEAQTEFTVVLKEAGASKLAVVKLVKELTGLGLKEAKDVVDSAPSNVKEGVSKEEAEGLKKSLEEAGAVVELK, encoded by the coding sequence ATGGCAGATTTGAAACAATTCGCAGAACAATTAGTTAACCTAACAGTTAAAGAAGTTAACGAATTAGCAACAATATTAAAAGACGAGTATGGTATTGAGCCTGCTGCTGCAGCTGTTGTAGTTGCTGCTGGTGGTGATGTAGCTGCTGAAGAAGCACAAACTGAATTTACAGTTGTATTAAAAGAAGCTGGTGCTTCTAAATTAGCTGTAGTTAAATTGGTAAAAGAACTTACAGGTTTAGGTCTTAAAGAAGCTAAAGATGTAGTTGATAGTGCTCCAAGTAACGTAAAAGAAGGTGTTTCTAAAGAAGAGGCTGAAGGTCTTAAAAAATCTTTAGAAGAAGCTGGAGCTGTAGTTGAACTTAAATAA
- the rplJ gene encoding 50S ribosomal protein L10, whose amino-acid sequence MTREEKSIAIEDLTAQLAGTNIVYVADISGLNAETTSNLRRACFKAGIKLEVVKNTLLAKAMEASENNYGELPSTLKGNTSIFISDVANAPGKIIKDFRKKSDKPILKGAYINSEVYIGDDQLDALATIKSKEELLGELIGLLQSPAQRVISALQNQFANSEEAEA is encoded by the coding sequence ATGACTAGAGAAGAAAAATCAATCGCGATTGAAGATTTAACTGCACAGTTAGCTGGTACAAATATTGTTTATGTAGCAGATATTTCTGGACTTAATGCAGAAACAACTTCAAATTTAAGAAGAGCTTGTTTTAAAGCAGGTATAAAATTAGAGGTTGTAAAAAATACATTGCTTGCAAAAGCTATGGAAGCTTCTGAAAATAATTATGGTGAGTTACCTTCTACATTAAAAGGAAACACTTCAATCTTTATTTCAGATGTTGCAAATGCACCTGGTAAAATTATCAAAGATTTCCGTAAGAAATCTGATAAACCAATTTTAAAAGGAGCTTACATTAATTCAGAAGTTTACATTGGAGATGATCAATTAGATGCATTAGCAACTATCAAATCTAAAGAAGAACTTCTTGGAGAACTTATTGGATTACTTCAATCTCCTGCTCAAAGAGTTATCTCTGCTTTACAAAACCAATTCGCAAACAGCGAAGAGGCAGAAGCATAA
- the rplA gene encoding 50S ribosomal protein L1: MAKLTKKQKEAASKIEKNKLYSLKDAAALIKVIASAKFDESVDIAVRLGVDPRKANQMVRGVVTLPHGTGKDVKVLALVTPDKEAEAKEAGADYVGLDDYLQKIKDGWTDVDVIITMPAVMGKLGPLGRILGPRGLMPNPKTGTVTMDVAKAVQEVKAGKIDFKVDKTGIVHAGIGKVSFGAEQIYDNAHEIIQTLIKLKPTAAKGTYIKGIHLTSTMSPAIALDPKAV; the protein is encoded by the coding sequence ATGGCAAAATTGACAAAAAAGCAAAAAGAGGCTGCTTCAAAAATTGAAAAGAACAAACTATATTCTTTAAAAGATGCAGCTGCATTAATTAAAGTTATAGCTTCTGCAAAATTTGATGAGTCTGTTGATATCGCAGTTCGTTTGGGTGTAGATCCAAGAAAAGCGAATCAAATGGTAAGAGGTGTGGTAACGTTACCTCACGGAACAGGTAAAGATGTAAAAGTATTAGCATTGGTTACTCCAGATAAAGAAGCGGAAGCTAAAGAGGCTGGAGCAGACTATGTAGGTCTTGATGATTATTTACAAAAAATTAAAGATGGTTGGACAGATGTTGATGTTATCATCACTATGCCAGCTGTAATGGGTAAATTAGGTCCATTAGGTCGTATTTTAGGACCTAGAGGTTTAATGCCAAACCCTAAAACAGGTACTGTAACTATGGATGTTGCAAAAGCTGTTCAAGAGGTTAAAGCTGGTAAAATTGACTTTAAAGTTGATAAAACTGGTATCGTACATGCAGGAATTGGTAAAGTTTCTTTTGGAGCTGAGCAAATTTATGACAATGCACACGAAATTATTCAAACATTAATCAAACTTAAACCAACTGCTGCTAAAGGTACCTATATTAAAGGAATTCACCTTACTAGCACTATGAGTCCAGCAATTGCTTTGGACCCTAAAGCAGTATAA
- the rplK gene encoding 50S ribosomal protein L11: MAKEISKVVKLQVKGGAANPSPPVGPALGAAGVNIMEFCKQFNARTQDKPGKICPVQITVYKDKSFDFVVKTPPAAVQLMEAAKLKSGSGEPNRKKVASVTWEQIRAIAEDKMPDLNAFTMEAAMSMVAGTARSMGITVSGDSPF, translated from the coding sequence ATGGCTAAAGAAATTAGTAAGGTAGTTAAACTACAAGTTAAGGGAGGTGCTGCGAATCCGTCGCCACCGGTTGGACCTGCTTTAGGAGCTGCTGGGGTTAATATCATGGAGTTCTGTAAGCAATTTAATGCTAGAACACAAGATAAACCTGGCAAAATATGCCCAGTACAAATTACTGTGTATAAAGACAAATCATTTGATTTTGTTGTAAAAACTCCTCCAGCAGCAGTTCAGTTAATGGAAGCTGCAAAGCTAAAATCTGGTTCAGGTGAGCCTAATCGTAAAAAAGTAGCTAGTGTTACTTGGGAACAAATTAGAGCTATTGCTGAAGACAAGATGCCAGACTTAAATGCTTTCACTATGGAAGCTGCAATGAGTATGGTTGCTGGAACAGCTAGATCTATGGGTATAACTGTATCAGGAGATTCTCCTTTTTAA